In Methanothermus fervidus DSM 2088, a single genomic region encodes these proteins:
- a CDS encoding protein of unknown function DUF211 (COGs: COG1888 conserved hypothetical protein~InterPro IPR003831~KEGG: mth:MTH889 hypothetical protein~PFAM: protein of unknown function DUF211~SPTR: O26975 Conserved protein~PFAM: Uncharacterized ArCR, COG1888), with product MSKGLIRIVLDVLKPHEPALPVFAKHLSKVEGVEGVNISLMEVDKDTETIKVTIQGNDLNYKKITNAISEYGASIQSVDEVVAGKRIIERVTTPQD from the coding sequence GTGAGTAAAGGTCTAATACGGATAGTTTTAGATGTTCTTAAGCCCCATGAACCAGCCCTTCCTGTTTTTGCAAAACATCTCAGTAAGGTTGAAGGAGTAGAAGGCGTAAATATAAGCCTTATGGAAGTTGATAAAGACACAGAAACAATAAAAGTAACAATACAGGGAAATGATTTAAACTACAAAAAAATAACAAATGCAATAAGTGAATATGGTGCATCAATTCAAAGTGTAGACGAAGTAGTGGCAGGTAAAAGAATTATTGAAAGAGTCACAACTCCTCAGGATTAA
- a CDS encoding Radical SAM domain protein (COGs: COG2896 Molybdenum cofactor biosynthesis protein~InterPro IPR006638: IPR007197~KEGG: mja:MJ1632 coenzyme PQQ synthesis protein (PqqE)~PFAM: Radical SAM domain protein~SMART: Elongator protein 3/MiaB/NifB~SPTR: Q59026 Uncharacterized protein MJ1632~PFAM: Radical SAM superfamily) produces the protein MIISHFSVSDKITILVARCNFKCKYCFFKPFREIDIDVEKLIKITKKLRKQFKLNKIMIAGGEPTLEKDLPEFVKLLKENNFYVIISTNGYYLCEMLHKLEADEIHIDLKALDNKIHKKLTGSSNKKILKCIEYIGLRKNRLPFRVEVCTVYIPGIVEINEIRNIAKFLSKWDLHYRITGHVPVTLNVRRPTRDELLFAKKEACKYLSNVTSSLDFKRHKPSQIKINPEEL, from the coding sequence GTGATAATTTCTCATTTTTCAGTAAGTGACAAGATAACAATTTTAGTTGCTAGATGTAATTTTAAATGTAAATATTGTTTTTTCAAACCTTTTAGAGAGATAGATATAGATGTAGAAAAATTAATAAAAATCACTAAAAAATTAAGAAAGCAATTTAAATTAAATAAAATCATGATTGCAGGTGGAGAACCTACTTTGGAAAAGGACCTGCCTGAATTTGTAAAATTATTAAAAGAGAATAATTTTTATGTTATAATTTCAACTAACGGATATTATTTATGTGAAATGTTGCATAAACTAGAGGCAGATGAAATTCATATTGATTTAAAAGCATTGGATAACAAGATTCATAAAAAGTTAACAGGCTCATCAAACAAAAAAATTTTGAAATGCATTGAATACATAGGACTAAGAAAAAATAGGCTACCTTTTAGAGTAGAAGTATGTACTGTGTATATTCCTGGAATTGTTGAAATCAATGAAATAAGAAATATAGCTAAATTTCTTAGTAAGTGGGATTTACACTATAGGATAACTGGTCATGTGCCAGTTACTTTAAATGTTCGTAGGCCTACTAGAGATGAATTATTATTTGCTAAAAAGGAAGCTTGTAAATACCTATCTAATGTTACGTCTTCACTAGATTTTAAAAGACATAAACCTTCACAAATCAAGATTAATCCTGAGGAGTTGTGA
- a CDS encoding metallophosphoesterase (COGs: COG1409 phosphohydrolase~InterPro IPR004843~KEGG: msi:Msm_0383 phosphohydrolase calcineurin-like superfamily~PFAM: metallophosphoesterase~SPTR: A5UK60 Predicted phosphohydrolase, calcineurin-like superfamily~PFAM: Calcineurin-like phosphoesterase), translated as MIIAHLSDFHVGEFKFKEKLLKKALNQVKNIRPDVVIVSGDITNNGYYQEFIEAKKYLDEISEIIPTITVPGNHDARHVGYEVFEEVIGPRSGVLKNKNKKFVVIGLDSSEPDLDCGKIGREQQKWLEKELKKAKNKFKIVALHHHIIPVPKTGRERNVLLDAGDILESLVKYDVDLVVCGHRHVPYSWNLEGCVFATAGTVSSPSLRAKNPNSYNVYLVNEKEIKVKLCEVEGKMKILGKYKRKNG; from the coding sequence TTGATAATTGCCCACCTTTCAGATTTTCATGTGGGTGAATTCAAATTTAAGGAAAAATTATTAAAAAAAGCTCTGAACCAGGTTAAAAACATCCGCCCTGATGTAGTTATTGTAAGTGGAGATATAACAAACAATGGTTATTATCAGGAATTTATAGAAGCAAAAAAATATTTAGATGAAATTTCAGAGATTATACCTACTATAACTGTACCAGGAAATCATGATGCTAGACACGTAGGTTATGAAGTATTTGAAGAAGTTATTGGTCCAAGATCAGGTGTTCTTAAAAATAAGAATAAAAAGTTTGTTGTTATTGGACTTGACAGTAGTGAACCTGATTTAGATTGTGGAAAGATAGGAAGAGAACAGCAAAAATGGCTTGAAAAAGAATTGAAAAAAGCAAAAAATAAATTCAAAATTGTAGCCTTGCATCATCATATCATCCCCGTTCCAAAAACAGGACGAGAAAGAAATGTACTTCTTGACGCTGGTGATATTCTAGAATCTTTAGTTAAATACGATGTGGATCTTGTTGTTTGTGGACATAGACATGTACCATATTCATGGAATTTAGAAGGTTGTGTTTTTGCAACTGCAGGTACAGTTTCATCTCCATCACTTAGAGCAAAAAATCCAAATAGTTATAATGTGTATTTGGTGAATGAGAAAGAAATAAAAGTAAAATTATGTGAAGTAGAAGGAAAAATGAAAATATTAGGTAAATATAAAAGAAAAAATGGGTGA
- a CDS encoding protein of unknown function DUF752 (COGs: COG4121 conserved hypothetical protein~InterPro IPR008471~KEGG: mth:MTH175 hypothetical protein~PFAM: protein of unknown function DUF752~SPTR: O26277 Conserved protein~PFAM: Protein of unknown function (DUF752)), giving the protein MKLDSRVSKLLKKYLEGYNVKGKLMKYLIKTKDGSYTVKSNFNETMHTIHGAITESFEKFVKPIEVLKKEKLKVLDICSGLGYNSAALIHKKKNNLKIDMIEISKEVLLLATLIPSPIDSHKLIKTVYKKKLYEEGVLKKIDNKTKDKRKNIKINVFCNDARDVIKNLKSDYYDVVFLDAYSPLRSPELYTVEFFNEVIRVMNKNSILTTYTSAAPVRSGMIEVGFYIGEGPIFGRKRGGTIASPNPSLIKKQLNVDDERMIALSDVGIPFRDPNLNDPAEKILKRRKIERKKARHKEYLSSSARTPLYLGKAEANTRAIKNAQKFGIEINSYEAKYIVCPQFDKCICGCNEPRPKNSRERILMMRKRLKKIKETIQ; this is encoded by the coding sequence ATGAAATTAGACAGTAGAGTCTCCAAATTACTGAAGAAGTATCTAGAAGGTTACAACGTCAAAGGTAAATTAATGAAATATTTAATTAAGACTAAAGATGGTTCATATACAGTTAAATCTAATTTTAATGAAACGATGCATACAATCCATGGTGCAATTACAGAATCATTTGAAAAATTTGTTAAACCTATTGAAGTATTAAAAAAAGAAAAACTCAAAGTTTTGGACATATGTTCAGGATTGGGTTATAATTCTGCTGCATTAATTCATAAAAAGAAAAATAATTTAAAAATAGACATGATTGAAATATCAAAAGAAGTATTATTGTTAGCAACGTTAATACCAAGTCCCATAGATTCTCACAAGCTTATTAAAACTGTATATAAAAAGAAACTTTATGAAGAGGGAGTATTGAAAAAAATTGACAACAAAACAAAAGACAAGAGAAAAAACATAAAAATTAATGTATTCTGTAATGATGCAAGAGATGTTATAAAAAATTTAAAATCTGATTATTATGATGTGGTATTTTTAGATGCTTATAGTCCTTTAAGATCTCCAGAATTATACACTGTTGAATTTTTCAATGAAGTTATTAGGGTTATGAATAAAAATAGTATTTTAACAACTTATACATCTGCTGCTCCAGTAAGATCTGGGATGATTGAAGTGGGATTTTATATAGGGGAAGGTCCTATATTTGGTAGAAAACGTGGAGGGACTATAGCATCCCCAAATCCTTCCCTCATAAAAAAACAACTTAATGTTGATGATGAAAGAATGATAGCCTTAAGTGATGTGGGAATACCATTTAGAGATCCAAATTTAAATGATCCTGCAGAAAAAATTTTAAAGAGAAGAAAAATTGAAAGAAAGAAGGCAAGACATAAGGAATATTTATCCTCCTCAGCTAGAACTCCATTGTATTTAGGGAAAGCTGAGGCAAATACAAGGGCTATTAAAAATGCACAGAAATTTGGGATTGAGATAAATAGTTATGAGGCCAAGTATATTGTATGTCCACAGTTTGATAAATGTATCTGTGGTTGTAATGAACCACGTCCAAAGAATTCTAGGGAAAGAATATTGATGATGCGTAAGCGCTTGAAAAAAATTAAAGAAACCATTCAATAG
- a CDS encoding RDD domain containing protein (InterPro IPR010432~KEGG: mth:MTH204 hypothetical protein~PFAM: RDD domain containing protein~SPTR: O26306 Conserved protein~PFAM: RDD family): MYKKRFIAFVIDAVFVTIIVWLLALIFYPLIVASKLYPIYNYWIVVLIAITLAYFTYFEKNFGKTIGKNLQNLEVVSKEKDLTYKQTLLRNISKILWFPVIFDVIIAWIVKSKSIRILDEISKTEVRCIDERSSN, encoded by the coding sequence ATGTATAAAAAAAGATTTATTGCATTTGTAATTGATGCAGTATTTGTTACAATAATAGTATGGCTACTAGCTCTAATATTTTACCCATTGATTGTAGCATCCAAACTTTATCCCATATATAACTATTGGATTGTAGTATTGATAGCGATAACGCTAGCATACTTTACATATTTTGAAAAAAATTTTGGCAAAACTATTGGAAAAAATTTACAAAATTTAGAGGTTGTATCTAAAGAAAAAGATTTAACTTACAAACAAACATTGTTGCGAAACATTTCAAAGATTTTGTGGTTTCCAGTAATTTTTGACGTTATTATTGCTTGGATTGTTAAATCAAAATCAATAAGAATTTTAGATGAAATTTCAAAAACTGAAGTAAGGTGTATTGATGAAAGATCCTCTAATTGA
- a CDS encoding archaeosine tRNA-ribosyltransferase (COGs: COG0343 Queuine/archaeosine tRNA-ribosyltransferase~InterPro IPR002616: IPR015947: IPR002478: IPR004804: IPR 004521~KEGG: msi:Msm_1557 7-cyano-7-deazaguanine tRNA-ribosyltransferase~PFAM: Queuine/other tRNA-ribosyltransferase; PUA domain containing protein~PRIAM: tRNA-guanine transglycosylase~SMART: PUA domain containing protein~SPTR: A5UNI4 7-cyano-7-deazaguanine tRNA-ribosyltransferase~TIGRFAM: archaeosine tRNA-ribosyltransferase; tRNA-guanine transglycosylase, various specificities~PFAM: PUA domain; Queuine tRNA-ribosyltransferase~TIGRFAM: tRNA-guanine transglycosylases, various specificities; tRNA-guanine transglycosylase, archaeosine-15-forming; uncharacterized domain 2), with product MFEIKRKDGLGRIGIFTVKNKKVQTPTLMPVIHPKKQEFDIKKFNKEIVITNAYIIYRDEELREEAIKKGVHKLIDFDGVVMTDSGSFQLSKYGDIDVSNKEIIEFQEKIGSDIGTSLDIPTPPYVSRKRAEEELDITIKRAIESLDYRKDMLLNAVVQGSTYPDLRARCAKELSKYSFDVHPIGAVVPLLESYDYRTIVNIVMSSVQHLPRSRPIHLMGAGHPMLFALMVAMGCDLFDSAAYMLYAQDDRFLSPHGTYKLQDLQEMPCTCPICLEYTPEELRRMEKDERYKLISQHNLYVSFSEMRRVRQAIYDGSLMELVEKRCRSHPTLLDAYRELLKYKKFIEKYDPVTKPSAFFYLGPESLRRVEIYRHFKKIKQLPKRSRAILLPSYGKPYNRNIPKKIKGFYRIGNSSKPIEESQFFVVDVPFCIIPLGVDELYPLAQCEVPKNYDLEMKEFLIKKIEDLFEEYEEVLVNELVNERFDLGLSNKYRDDIEIETKIEDLEIVKLMADYQFGEGSGEALFNGNIRVLRSRKTGRIRYIYEDDVLLATIRPPDGFIILTWDGAKKLHENREYPLNRVVVNEEAEPFVKAGRNVFAKFIIDCDKKIRANDEVLVVNKDDELIAFGKAVLSSYEMMEFERGVAVKNRKEWSE from the coding sequence ATGTTTGAAATAAAGAGAAAAGATGGACTTGGAAGAATTGGCATATTTACAGTGAAAAATAAAAAAGTTCAAACCCCTACCTTAATGCCAGTTATTCATCCAAAAAAACAAGAATTTGACATAAAAAAATTTAACAAAGAGATAGTCATTACTAACGCATATATAATCTACAGAGATGAAGAACTTAGAGAAGAAGCAATTAAAAAAGGTGTACATAAATTAATAGATTTTGATGGAGTTGTAATGACTGATTCAGGTTCTTTCCAACTTTCTAAATATGGAGATATTGATGTTAGTAATAAAGAAATAATTGAGTTCCAAGAAAAAATAGGTTCAGATATTGGAACTTCATTAGATATACCCACACCACCATATGTTAGTAGAAAAAGAGCAGAAGAAGAATTAGACATAACAATTAAAAGAGCTATAGAATCTTTAGATTATAGGAAAGATATGCTACTTAATGCTGTAGTACAAGGATCAACATATCCTGACCTTAGAGCCCGTTGTGCAAAGGAATTAAGTAAATATTCTTTTGATGTGCATCCAATAGGCGCTGTTGTTCCACTACTTGAATCTTATGATTACAGAACAATAGTAAATATAGTCATGTCTTCAGTTCAACATTTACCACGTTCTCGTCCTATACATCTTATGGGTGCTGGGCATCCAATGTTATTTGCATTGATGGTAGCTATGGGCTGTGATTTATTTGATTCAGCCGCTTATATGTTATATGCACAAGATGATAGATTTTTAAGTCCACATGGAACTTATAAACTCCAAGATTTACAAGAAATGCCATGCACATGTCCAATATGTCTAGAATATACGCCTGAGGAATTGAGGAGAATGGAAAAAGATGAAAGATATAAATTGATATCTCAACATAATCTTTATGTAAGTTTTAGTGAGATGAGAAGAGTTAGGCAGGCAATATATGATGGATCATTGATGGAACTTGTTGAAAAAAGATGTAGATCTCATCCAACACTTTTAGATGCTTATAGAGAACTTCTTAAATATAAAAAATTTATAGAAAAATATGATCCTGTAACAAAACCTTCAGCATTCTTTTACTTAGGCCCTGAAAGTTTAAGACGTGTGGAAATATATCGTCATTTTAAAAAAATTAAACAATTACCAAAAAGGAGTAGGGCAATATTGTTACCTTCTTATGGTAAACCATACAATAGAAATATTCCTAAGAAAATTAAAGGATTCTATCGTATAGGAAATTCTAGTAAACCTATAGAAGAATCCCAATTTTTTGTTGTGGATGTTCCATTTTGTATAATTCCTCTAGGCGTAGATGAATTATATCCTCTTGCTCAATGCGAAGTTCCAAAAAATTATGATTTAGAGATGAAAGAATTTTTAATTAAAAAAATTGAGGATTTGTTTGAAGAATATGAAGAAGTTCTTGTCAATGAACTTGTAAATGAAAGATTTGATCTTGGTTTATCAAATAAATACAGAGATGATATAGAAATAGAAACAAAAATTGAAGATCTAGAAATAGTAAAATTAATGGCTGATTATCAATTTGGTGAAGGAAGTGGAGAAGCCTTATTTAATGGAAATATTAGAGTGTTGAGAAGTAGAAAAACTGGGAGAATAAGGTATATTTATGAAGACGATGTTCTTTTAGCTACTATACGACCACCAGATGGGTTTATAATACTAACTTGGGATGGAGCAAAAAAATTACATGAAAATAGAGAATATCCATTAAATAGAGTCGTTGTTAATGAGGAAGCAGAACCATTCGTAAAAGCTGGTAGAAATGTATTTGCCAAATTTATTATAGATTGTGATAAAAAGATAAGAGCAAATGACGAAGTTTTAGTTGTTAATAAGGATGATGAATTAATCGCATTTGGTAAAGCTGTATTATCTAGCTATGAAATGATGGAGTTTGAGAGAGGAGTGGCTGTAAAAAATAGAAAGGAGTGGAGTGAATGA
- a CDS encoding conserved hypothetical protein (KEGG: mth:MTH180 hypothetical protein~SPTR: O26282 Putative uncharacterized protein) has protein sequence MGRILRFILSFFIGKRIISIGTDYRPTTEDEEKYVKMMNDTKTMLIELKKAKIDSNSIFESLVEELNFALPRNGRFVELKKPEKDINERALLSDIIVGSDRYLYVELPEKADVNEFIDTIKNEGGEIVEKGPNEILARLISKNEAIKIAIKLIALGGEKNLNVRAAVGMTAAAAVERAIKLTNEVGEIPGVAFTKFGGEFALLFPSKISKIGETYSTHGNYLFLDVINSTKFIEKYGRDFLSLVMEKIKKRIEEREGKIEGYRKGGDDLVASMPTKDLALQAILEAIWESQVNDVKIRAGVGKTRKEAGENAYLSDDVKFWHPSSTVVFNLANGTYAYFIPSDFTRTLINFALNRKGEGILIFIFVFLMTFIGWQIGRWELGVIAIILSLIYALIT, from the coding sequence ATGGGTAGGATCCTACGCTTTATTTTAAGTTTTTTTATTGGAAAAAGGATTATTAGTATTGGGACTGATTATCGTCCAACTACAGAAGACGAAGAAAAATATGTTAAAATGATGAACGATACAAAAACTATGTTGATAGAACTTAAAAAGGCAAAAATTGATTCTAATAGCATATTTGAAAGTTTAGTTGAAGAACTAAATTTTGCTTTGCCTCGAAATGGTAGATTTGTTGAATTAAAAAAACCTGAGAAAGATATAAATGAACGTGCACTTTTAAGTGATATAATTGTTGGCAGTGATAGATATCTATATGTTGAACTTCCAGAAAAAGCTGATGTGAATGAATTTATTGATACAATCAAAAATGAAGGAGGAGAAATTGTAGAAAAAGGTCCTAATGAAATATTAGCAAGATTAATATCAAAAAATGAAGCAATAAAAATAGCAATAAAGCTTATAGCATTGGGTGGTGAGAAAAATTTAAATGTGCGGGCTGCCGTAGGAATGACCGCTGCAGCAGCTGTAGAAAGAGCTATAAAGTTAACTAATGAAGTCGGTGAAATACCAGGAGTGGCTTTTACAAAATTTGGTGGGGAATTTGCACTTCTCTTTCCATCAAAAATTTCAAAAATTGGTGAAACATATTCTACTCATGGCAATTATCTTTTTCTTGATGTAATAAATTCCACAAAATTTATTGAGAAATATGGTAGAGACTTTTTAAGTTTAGTGATGGAAAAAATAAAGAAAAGAATCGAAGAACGAGAAGGAAAAATAGAAGGTTATCGTAAAGGTGGCGATGATTTGGTTGCAAGTATGCCAACAAAAGATTTAGCATTACAAGCAATATTAGAAGCAATTTGGGAAAGTCAAGTAAACGATGTTAAAATAAGGGCTGGAGTAGGTAAAACTAGGAAAGAAGCTGGTGAAAATGCATATTTATCTGATGATGTAAAGTTTTGGCATCCAAGCTCTACAGTAGTTTTTAATCTTGCAAATGGTACTTATGCTTATTTTATTCCTTCAGATTTCACTAGAACTTTAATAAATTTTGCATTGAATAGGAAGGGAGAAGGAATTTTGATTTTTATTTTTGTCTTTTTAATGACTTTTATTGGATGGCAAATTGGAAGATGGGAATTAGGTGTTATAGCAATAATATTGTCATTGATTTATGCATTGATTACATGA
- a CDS encoding Nascent polypeptide associated complex NAC (COGs: COG1308 Transcription factor homologous to NACalpha-BTF3~InterPro IPR002715: IPR005231: IPR000449~KEGG: mth:MTH177 nascent polypeptide-associated complex protein~PFAM: ubiquitin-associated- domain-containing protein; Nascent polypeptide-associated complex (NAC) domain protein~SPTR: P0C0K9 Nascent polypeptide-associated complex protein~TIGRFAM: alpha-NAC related protein~PFAM: NAC domain; UBA/TS-N domain~TIGRFAM: alpha-NAC-related protein), whose product MIPGMDPRQLRRMQKVMKQMGMKMEELKGVNEVIIKMNDKELVIKNPSVTLMDLMGQKTYQVTGKVEERKVEEKIPEEDIKLVMEQTGVSRDEAEKALKESNGDIAEAIMRLS is encoded by the coding sequence ATGATACCTGGTATGGATCCAAGACAGTTGAGACGTATGCAAAAAGTTATGAAGCAAATGGGAATGAAAATGGAAGAATTAAAAGGTGTTAATGAAGTTATTATTAAAATGAATGACAAAGAGCTTGTTATAAAGAATCCCAGTGTAACTTTGATGGATCTAATGGGTCAAAAGACATATCAAGTGACTGGTAAAGTTGAAGAAAGAAAAGTTGAGGAAAAAATACCTGAAGAAGATATTAAGCTTGTTATGGAACAAACAGGAGTTAGTAGGGATGAGGCTGAAAAAGCCTTAAAAGAAAGTAATGGTGACATCGCAGAAGCAATTATGAGGCTGAGTTAA
- a CDS encoding conserved hypothetical protein (KEGG: mth:MTH179 hypothetical protein~SPTR: O26281 Putative uncharacterized protein~PFAM: Zc3h12a-like Ribonuclease domain), translating to MGDPLKMIIDASNIAHHQNKAIMKRIIEAIKAVKKLGFKPIVVADASLKHKIDDEEKYKEYIKKGIIKEVPAGTNADHYILKLAEEEDAKILSNDNFREFRDEFKNIDSRRVPYTFENNKIVIGKIPKVRKVKDIIKEITLDALNKFKDKGFDYYNVRHGKKLSGIAIAKEAISRIKVYEEGLESKVEEVFMKIPVLKNVLEMVENIEEGNYIIFVLVNPQDYKKVVKYAGNIAVTVRDNLELEYSPLVAVRNDIFMRKNHFELNVLPSEDVMEESPYNVNITVNNHDYALVKRNSRNIASTIAARIGSWRFPIVAVRPSVLLENPGEFEVTLEKGGQK from the coding sequence ATGGGTGATCCATTGAAAATGATTATAGATGCATCAAATATTGCCCACCATCAGAATAAGGCGATAATGAAAAGAATTATCGAAGCTATAAAGGCTGTAAAAAAACTTGGTTTTAAACCGATAGTCGTTGCTGACGCTTCTTTGAAACATAAGATTGATGATGAAGAGAAATATAAGGAATACATAAAAAAGGGGATAATTAAGGAAGTACCTGCAGGTACAAATGCAGATCATTATATTTTAAAGTTGGCAGAAGAAGAAGATGCAAAAATATTGTCAAATGACAATTTTAGAGAGTTTAGAGATGAATTTAAAAATATTGATAGTAGAAGAGTTCCCTACACATTTGAAAATAATAAAATAGTAATTGGAAAGATTCCAAAAGTAAGGAAGGTCAAAGACATAATAAAAGAAATCACTTTAGATGCTTTAAACAAATTTAAAGACAAAGGTTTTGATTACTATAATGTAAGACATGGGAAAAAGCTTAGTGGCATAGCAATAGCTAAAGAAGCTATAAGTAGAATTAAGGTTTATGAGGAAGGATTAGAGTCAAAAGTTGAAGAAGTGTTCATGAAAATTCCTGTCTTAAAAAATGTTCTAGAGATGGTTGAAAATATTGAAGAAGGAAACTATATAATATTTGTTCTTGTTAATCCACAAGATTATAAAAAAGTTGTTAAATATGCTGGCAACATAGCTGTAACTGTCAGAGATAATTTAGAATTAGAATATAGTCCACTTGTAGCTGTTAGAAATGATATTTTCATGCGGAAAAACCATTTTGAATTAAATGTGTTGCCTTCAGAAGATGTAATGGAAGAATCACCATACAATGTCAATATAACAGTTAATAATCATGATTATGCTTTGGTAAAAAGGAATTCCAGGAATATAGCAAGTACAATTGCCGCAAGAATTGGTAGTTGGAGATTTCCAATAGTTGCTGTGAGACCTAGTGTATTACTTGAAAATCCTGGTGAATTTGAGGTTACATTGGAAAAAGGAGGACAAAAGTAG
- a CDS encoding metallophosphoesterase (InterPro IPR006186: IPR004843~KEGG: hoh:Hoch_6575 metallophosphoesterase~PFAM: metallophosphoesterase~SMART: serine/threonine-specific protein phosphatase and bis(5-nucleosyl)-tetraphosphatase~SPTR: Q08Q94 Ser/Thr protein phosphatase family protein~PFAM: Calcineurin-like phosphoesterase) — translation MKDPLIELSNNGKLLVVTDIHGNLKDFNKYIKIWESGEHEYFVFTGDLIHAMDLKEDGSVEIIYKVRDLLKSEKNIYLLLGNHEWSVITGIPIYKGGINLTIMFERLLKSKFGDGWKEILDEFKTFFKKFHLAVRTSNKVFISHAGPSRYIESIEDIMKVKDYDDPILYELIWNRYGDYSLSDIDRFLEKVGCNAMVVGHTPVNGVELIGKKQMILSSSFSLGKKAYLSLNLESEVKNAIDLLKYVKFIN, via the coding sequence ATGAAAGATCCTCTAATTGAATTATCAAATAATGGTAAGCTTTTAGTAGTTACTGATATTCATGGAAATTTAAAAGATTTTAATAAATATATTAAAATTTGGGAAAGTGGTGAGCACGAATATTTTGTATTTACAGGTGATCTAATCCATGCAATGGATTTAAAGGAAGATGGATCTGTCGAAATTATATACAAAGTTCGAGACTTACTTAAGAGCGAAAAAAATATATATCTTCTACTTGGTAATCATGAATGGTCTGTGATTACAGGAATTCCCATCTACAAAGGTGGTATAAATCTCACAATAATGTTTGAAAGATTATTGAAAAGTAAATTTGGAGATGGATGGAAAGAAATATTAGATGAGTTTAAAACATTTTTTAAGAAATTTCATTTAGCTGTTAGGACCTCTAACAAAGTATTTATTTCCCATGCAGGTCCTTCTAGATATATAGAAAGTATTGAAGATATTATGAAAGTTAAAGATTATGATGATCCCATCTTATATGAATTAATTTGGAATAGATATGGTGATTACTCACTTTCTGATATAGATAGATTTCTAGAGAAAGTTGGATGTAATGCAATGGTTGTAGGTCATACACCAGTCAATGGGGTTGAATTAATTGGCAAAAAACAAATGATATTATCCTCAAGTTTTTCATTGGGTAAAAAAGCATATCTATCTTTAAATTTAGAATCTGAGGTTAAAAATGCAATTGATCTTCTTAAATATGTAAAATTCATTAATTGA